Proteins from one Juglans microcarpa x Juglans regia isolate MS1-56 chromosome 6S, Jm3101_v1.0, whole genome shotgun sequence genomic window:
- the LOC121236849 gene encoding protein COBRA-like: protein MGSLSSSAFGPVKPSSFAVLLVLLLYFSSFSSTEAYDALDPTGNITIKWDIMSWTPDGYVAVATMYNFQQYRHIQAPGWTLGWTWAKKEVIWSMMGAQTTEQGDCSKFKGNIPHCCKKDPTVVDLLPGTPYNQQIANCCKGGVMNSWVQDPANAASSFQVSVGAAGTTNKTVRVPKNFTLRAPGPGYTCGPAKIVRPSKFVTADKRRVTQALMTWNVTCTYSQFLAQKTPTCCVSLSSFYNDTIVNCPTCTCGCQNNITEPGSCVNPESPYLASAVTGQGKSSNTPLVQCTSHMCPIRVHWHVKLNYKEYWRVKVTITNFNYRMNYTQWNLVVQHPNFDNLTQIFSFYYKSLTPYEGLNDTAMLWGVKFYNDFLSQAGPFGNVQSELLFRKDKSTFSFEKGWAFPRRIYFNGDNCVMPPPDAYPWLPNAGSRPVTSLVFPAFTIFASLVFLLPFA from the exons ATGGGATCTCTTTCTTCTTCAGCGTTTGGACCCGTTAAGCCTAGCAGCTTCGCTGTTCTGCTTGTTTTGTTGCTTTACTTCTCCAGTTTTAGTTCTACAG AAGCCTATGATGCACTCGATCCAACTGGAAATATCACAATCAAATGGGATATAATGAGCTGGACACCAGATGGCTATGTT GCTGTTGCTACTATGTATAACTTCCAGCAATATCGCCACATTCAAGCACCAGGATGGACATTGGGGTGGACATGGGCGAAAAAAGAAGTAATTTGGAGCATGATGGGGGCACAAACAACGGAACAAGGGGATTGTTCAAAATTTAAGGGGAACATTCCACATTGCTGTAAGAAGGATCCAACCGTGGTGGATTTATTGCCAGGAACTCCATACAACCAGCAGATTGCTAATTGCTGCAAAGGGGGAGTGATGAACTCATGGGTCCAGGACCCAGCCAATGCGGCAAGCTCGTTCCAGGTCAGTGTGGGTGCAGCTGGAACAACTAACAAAACTGTCAGAGTACCTAAGAACTTCACCCTGAGAGCTCCTGGGCCTGGATATACTTGCGGGCCAGCAAAGATTGTGAGACCAAGTAAATTTGTGACTGCAGATAAACGAAGAGTCACCCAAGCTTTGA TGACCTGGAATGTTACTTGCACGTATTCACAATTCCTTGCTCAAAAGACACCCACCTGTTGTGTTTCTCTTTCCTCCTTTTATAATGACACAATTGTAAATTGCCCAACTTGCACCTGTGGCTGTCAAAACAATATAACAGAACCTGGGAGCTGTGTAAA TCCAGAATCGCCATATTTAGCTTCAGCAGTAACAGGCCAAGGAAAGTCTAGTAATACCCCTCTGGTTCAGTGCACCAGCCATATGTGTCCCATCCGAGTCCATTGGCATGTTAAACTCAATTACAAGGAGTACTGGAGGGTGAAGGTCACTATCACGAATTTCAACTACAGAATGAACTATACACAATGGAATCTTGTTGTGCAACACCCCAACTTTGATAATCTAACCCAGATTTTCAGCTTTTATTACAAGTCCTTGACTCCATATGAAGGCTTAA ATGATACTGCTATGTTGTGGGGAGTCAAGTTTTATAATGATTTCCTTAGTCAAGCCGGCCCTTTCGGGAATGTGCAGTCGGAACTCCTTTTCCGCAAGGacaaatcaactttttcttttgaaaagggaTGGGCTTTCCCACGTAGGATTTATTTCAATGGTGATAACTGTGTCATGCCACCTCCAGATGCATACCCATGGTTGCCAAATGCTGGTTCCCGGCCAGTTACCTCCCTAGTTTTTCCAGCCTTTACCATCTTTGCTTCTCTGGTGTTCTTATTGCCTTTTGCATAG